A genomic stretch from Mycobacterium cookii includes:
- a CDS encoding siderophore-interacting protein translates to MPGRPVHTFEVVRTEHITSHMIRVVLGGKGFDTFTPSEFTDSYVKLIFVDDDVDVAALPHPLTLDSFADLPAAKKPVVRTITVRRADADVRELTVDIAVHGDHGAAGPWAAKATPGQPAYLMGPSGAYSPDPAADWHLLVGDETALPAISVALEALPANAIGQVFIEVAEPDDEIPLAAPDGVQVNWILRGGRADLVGEERAGDNSPLVEAVRTAHWLPGQVHAFVHGEAQAVMHSLRPYIRKERGVDAKWASISGYWRRGRTEETFRQWKKELAAAESGTQEGLSA, encoded by the coding sequence TTGCCCGGTCGACCAGTGCACACATTCGAAGTGGTGCGCACCGAACACATCACGTCGCACATGATCCGAGTCGTGCTCGGCGGCAAAGGTTTCGACACTTTCACGCCGAGCGAGTTCACCGACTCCTACGTCAAGCTGATCTTCGTCGACGACGATGTCGACGTGGCCGCGCTGCCGCATCCCTTGACACTGGACAGCTTCGCCGACCTGCCGGCCGCCAAGAAGCCGGTAGTCCGGACGATCACCGTGCGGCGTGCCGACGCGGACGTCCGCGAACTCACTGTCGACATCGCCGTGCACGGCGACCACGGCGCAGCCGGCCCGTGGGCCGCGAAAGCCACACCCGGACAACCGGCGTACCTGATGGGCCCGAGCGGGGCCTACAGCCCCGATCCAGCCGCCGACTGGCACCTGCTGGTCGGCGACGAGACCGCATTGCCAGCGATCAGCGTTGCGCTGGAAGCGTTGCCCGCCAACGCAATCGGCCAAGTCTTCATCGAAGTCGCCGAGCCCGACGACGAAATTCCGCTGGCTGCGCCCGACGGTGTCCAGGTCAACTGGATCCTCCGCGGTGGCCGAGCCGATCTGGTCGGCGAGGAGCGAGCCGGCGACAACTCGCCGCTGGTCGAGGCGGTCAGGACCGCGCACTGGCTGCCCGGGCAGGTGCACGCCTTCGTCCACGGTGAGGCCCAGGCCGTGATGCACAGCCTGCGGCCATACATCCGCAAAGAGCGTGGCGTCGACGCGAAATGGGCGTCGATCTCGGGCTACTGGCGACGCGGCCGCACCGAAGAGACATTCCGGCAGTGGAAGAAGGAACTCGCCGCAGCGGAATCCGGGACCCAGGAGGGCCTGTCCGCCTGA
- a CDS encoding alpha-hydroxy-acid oxidizing protein: MAFGDYQNEIYFQGLSGVVPKLPMVFAELEAKAEKALPPSVWSYVAGGAGDERTQRANCEVFQQWGLMPRMFVGAAQRDLSVDVFGLKLPSPLFMAPIGVIAICAQDGHGDLATARAAARTGVPMVMSTLTEDPLEDVAAEFGDTPGFFQLYTPTDRELAASLVHRAEAAGFKGIVVTLDTWVTGWRPRDLSTSNFPQLRGACLANYTSDPVFRASLAQTPEENPQAAVLRWIQLFGNPLTWDDLPWLRSLTTLPLLVKGICHPDDARRAKDGGVDGIYCSNHGGRQANGGLPALDCLPGVVEAADGLPVLFDSGVRSGADVVKALALGATAVGVGRPYAYGLALGGVDGVVHVLRSILAEADLIMAVDGYPTLKDLTPDTLRRVSRA; encoded by the coding sequence ATGGCATTCGGCGACTATCAGAACGAGATCTATTTTCAGGGCCTGTCCGGCGTCGTGCCCAAGCTGCCGATGGTGTTCGCGGAGCTGGAAGCCAAGGCCGAGAAGGCGTTGCCGCCGTCGGTGTGGTCGTACGTCGCCGGTGGCGCCGGCGACGAGCGCACCCAGCGAGCCAACTGCGAGGTGTTCCAGCAATGGGGCCTGATGCCGCGGATGTTCGTCGGTGCCGCGCAACGCGACCTCTCCGTCGACGTGTTCGGCCTGAAACTGCCGAGCCCGCTGTTCATGGCGCCGATCGGGGTCATCGCGATCTGCGCCCAGGATGGCCACGGCGACCTGGCCACCGCGCGCGCCGCCGCCCGTACCGGGGTCCCGATGGTGATGTCTACGCTGACCGAGGACCCGCTCGAAGACGTCGCCGCCGAATTCGGTGACACTCCAGGGTTTTTCCAGCTGTACACCCCGACCGACCGCGAGTTGGCCGCCAGCCTGGTGCACCGCGCCGAGGCGGCCGGCTTCAAAGGCATCGTCGTCACCCTGGACACCTGGGTCACCGGTTGGCGACCGCGCGACCTGAGCACGTCGAACTTCCCGCAACTGCGCGGCGCTTGCCTGGCCAACTACACCAGCGATCCGGTGTTCCGCGCGAGCCTGGCGCAGACGCCGGAAGAGAACCCGCAAGCCGCGGTGCTGCGCTGGATTCAGCTGTTCGGCAATCCTTTGACATGGGATGACCTGCCGTGGCTGCGTTCGCTGACTACGCTGCCGCTGCTCGTCAAAGGGATCTGCCACCCCGACGACGCGCGGCGCGCCAAGGACGGCGGCGTCGACGGCATCTACTGCTCCAACCACGGCGGACGCCAAGCCAACGGCGGACTGCCCGCGCTGGACTGCCTGCCGGGCGTCGTCGAAGCCGCCGACGGGTTGCCGGTGCTGTTCGACTCGGGCGTGCGCAGCGGCGCCGACGTCGTCAAAGCTCTGGCATTGGGGGCGACAGCGGTTGGCGTCGGGCGCCCCTACGCCTACGGTCTGGCGCTGGGCGGCGTCGACGGCGTCGTGCACGTGCTGCGATCGATACTGGCCGAAGCCGACCTGATCATGGCCGTCGACGGATACCCGACGCTGAAAGATCTCACTCCGGACACCCTGCGGCGCGTCAGCCGAGCCTGA
- a CDS encoding tyrosine recombinase XerC — protein sequence MEAILDEFDDYLALQRGRSEHTRRAYLGDLRSLFAFLDERAPGTGVPGLSLPLLRSWLAAGAGAGVARTTLARRTSAVKAFTAWAVRRGLLDGDPATRLQVPKARRALPAVLRQDQALAAMSAAKSGSEQGDPLAMRDRLIVELLYASGIRVSELCGLDVDDVDTGHRLLRVLGKGNKPRSAPFGEPAAEALKSWLADGRPALLTAESGPALLLGVRGRRLDVRQARTVVHQTVGAVDGAPDMGPHGLRHSAATHLLEGGADLRVVQELLGHASLATTQLYTHVTVARLRAVHDQAHPRA from the coding sequence GTGGAGGCGATCCTCGACGAGTTCGACGACTACCTGGCGCTGCAGCGCGGCCGCTCGGAACACACCCGGCGGGCCTACCTCGGCGATCTGCGGTCGTTGTTCGCGTTTCTGGACGAGCGCGCGCCCGGAACCGGCGTGCCGGGGCTGAGCTTGCCGCTGTTGCGGTCCTGGCTGGCCGCCGGTGCGGGCGCCGGCGTAGCCCGCACCACGTTGGCGCGCCGCACGTCGGCGGTCAAGGCATTCACCGCGTGGGCGGTGCGACGCGGACTGCTCGACGGCGACCCGGCGACCCGGCTGCAGGTGCCCAAGGCACGTCGAGCGTTGCCCGCGGTGCTGCGGCAAGACCAGGCGCTCGCCGCCATGTCGGCCGCCAAATCCGGCTCCGAGCAAGGTGATCCGCTGGCGATGCGGGATCGCTTGATCGTCGAACTGCTGTACGCCAGCGGCATCCGGGTCAGCGAGCTGTGCGGTCTGGACGTCGACGACGTCGACACCGGGCACCGGCTGCTGCGCGTGCTCGGTAAAGGCAACAAACCGCGCAGCGCGCCGTTCGGCGAGCCGGCCGCCGAGGCGCTGAAGAGCTGGCTGGCCGACGGGCGCCCGGCCTTGCTCACCGCCGAGTCGGGTCCGGCGCTGCTGCTGGGCGTCCGGGGACGGCGACTCGACGTCCGGCAGGCGCGCACCGTGGTGCACCAAACCGTCGGCGCCGTCGACGGCGCGCCTGACATGGGCCCGCACGGTCTGCGGCACAGCGCTGCCACCCACCTGCTCGAGGGCGGCGCCGACCTGCGGGTTGTGCAGGAACTGCTGGGTCATGCCAGCCTGGCCACCACCCAGCTCTACACGCACGTCACCGTCGCCCGATTGCGTGCGGTGCACGATCAGGCTCACCCGCGGGCTTGA
- the rpsB gene encoding 30S ribosomal protein S2 — protein MAVVTMKQLLDSGTHFGHQTRRWNPKMKRFIFTDRNGIYIIDLQQTLTFIDKAYEFVKETVAHGGSVLFVGTKKQAQESIADEATRVGMPYVNQRWLGGMLTNFQTVHKRLQRLKELESMEQTGGFEGRTKKEILMLTREKNKLERSLGGIRDMAKVPSAVWVVDTNKEHLAVSEAIKLGIPVIAILDTNCDPDQVDYPIPGNDDAIRSAALLTKVIASAVAEGLQARAGLGRGDGKPEAEAAEPLAEWEQELLASATASAAPAEQAAAVATESTTDAS, from the coding sequence ATGGCTGTTGTAACCATGAAGCAGCTGCTTGACAGCGGCACCCACTTCGGACATCAGACCCGTCGCTGGAACCCCAAGATGAAGCGGTTCATCTTCACCGACCGCAACGGCATCTACATCATCGACCTGCAGCAGACGCTGACCTTCATCGACAAGGCGTACGAGTTCGTCAAAGAGACCGTGGCCCACGGCGGCAGCGTCCTGTTCGTCGGCACCAAGAAGCAGGCGCAGGAGTCCATCGCCGACGAGGCGACCCGCGTCGGCATGCCGTACGTCAACCAGCGCTGGCTGGGCGGCATGCTCACCAACTTCCAGACCGTGCACAAGCGGCTGCAGCGCCTCAAGGAGCTGGAGTCCATGGAGCAGACCGGTGGCTTCGAAGGTCGCACCAAGAAGGAAATCCTGATGCTGACCCGCGAGAAGAACAAGCTCGAGCGCAGCCTCGGCGGTATCCGCGACATGGCCAAGGTGCCGTCGGCGGTGTGGGTGGTCGACACGAACAAAGAGCACCTCGCGGTCTCGGAAGCCATCAAGCTGGGCATCCCGGTGATCGCGATCCTGGACACCAACTGCGACCCCGATCAGGTCGACTACCCGATCCCGGGCAACGACGACGCCATCCGCTCGGCGGCCCTGCTGACCAAGGTGATCGCCTCGGCGGTCGCCGAAGGCCTGCAGGCGCGTGCCGGTCTCGGCCGCGGCGACGGCAAGCCCGAGGCGGAAGCCGCCGAGCCGCTGGCCGAATGGGAGCAGGAGCTGCTGGCCTCCGCCACCGCATCCGCCGCTCCGGCCGAGCAGGCTGCGGCGGTCGCCACCGAATCCACCACTGACGCATCCTAG
- the tsf gene encoding translation elongation factor Ts, whose protein sequence is MANFTAADVKKLRELTGAGMLDCKNALSETDGDFDKAVEALRIKGAKDVGKRAERATAEGLVAAKDGALIELNSETDFVAKNAEFQKVAEDVVAAAAAAKATDVDALKAAKIGDTTVEQTIAELSAKIGEKLELRRAAYFDGTVETYLHKRAADLPPGVGVLVEYTGGNAEAAHAAALQIAALKARYLSRDDVPADVVASERRIAEETAKEEGKPEQALPKIVEGRLNGFFKDVVLLEQPSVSDNKKTVKALLDEAGVTVTRFVRFEVGQQ, encoded by the coding sequence TTGGCCAACTTCACCGCCGCCGACGTCAAGAAGCTTCGTGAGCTGACCGGCGCCGGCATGCTCGACTGCAAGAACGCGCTGTCCGAGACCGACGGTGACTTCGACAAGGCGGTCGAGGCGCTGCGGATCAAGGGCGCCAAGGACGTCGGCAAGCGCGCCGAGCGGGCCACCGCCGAGGGCCTGGTCGCCGCCAAGGACGGCGCGCTGATCGAACTCAACAGCGAGACCGACTTCGTGGCCAAGAACGCCGAGTTCCAGAAGGTGGCCGAGGACGTGGTAGCCGCCGCTGCCGCGGCGAAGGCGACCGATGTCGACGCGCTCAAGGCCGCCAAGATCGGCGACACCACCGTCGAGCAGACCATCGCCGAGCTGTCCGCCAAGATCGGCGAAAAGCTCGAACTCCGGCGCGCCGCCTACTTCGACGGCACCGTGGAGACCTACCTGCACAAGCGTGCGGCGGACCTGCCGCCGGGCGTCGGTGTGCTGGTCGAGTACACCGGCGGCAATGCCGAAGCTGCGCACGCCGCTGCCCTGCAGATCGCTGCGCTCAAGGCGCGCTACCTGTCGCGCGACGACGTGCCCGCCGATGTGGTCGCCAGCGAGCGTCGCATCGCCGAGGAGACCGCGAAGGAAGAGGGCAAGCCGGAGCAGGCGCTGCCCAAGATCGTCGAAGGCCGGTTGAACGGGTTCTTCAAGGACGTCGTGCTGCTCGAACAGCCGTCGGTGTCCGACAACAAGAAGACGGTCAAGGCGCTGCTCGACGAGGCCGGCGTCACCGTGACCCGGTTTGTCCGTTTCGAGGTCGGCCAGCAGTAG
- a CDS encoding amidase — protein sequence MRHVHAFGDDALGHLDAVGVAEAIATARVGRAEVIEAAIARTEAVNPDLNGLAYEAFDRARARAEEPPRAGFFSGVPTFVKDNVDVAGLPTMCGTDAWPPRPAQADGDFARTYLATGMTPLGKTQMSEYGFSASAEHPRLGSVRNPWNTDRTAGASSSGSGAFVAAGVVPIAHANDGGGSIRIPASCNGLVGLKPSRGRLPLDKEVSRMPIRIVANGVLSRSVRDTAAFYREAERIWPAPKLPPIGDVRHAGKQRLRVAVVTHSLLRECGPEVRELTLKSAGLLEELGHRVDHLEKPPVPASFASDFVLYWGLLATGQIQQHRRAIDGFDVNRLDNLSRGLDRHARRNLHRIPLALARLARARRHTARLARTYDLVLTPTLADEPPQIGYLDPTADYQQIIARLEEWVAYTPLQNVTGEPAISLPLATSANGLPVGMMLTAPTGLEARLLEVAYELEDAQPWARIQDHQV from the coding sequence ATGCGACACGTGCACGCATTCGGAGACGACGCGCTCGGCCACCTCGACGCCGTCGGTGTGGCCGAGGCGATCGCAACTGCCCGTGTCGGCCGAGCGGAGGTCATCGAGGCGGCGATCGCCCGCACCGAAGCCGTCAACCCTGACCTGAACGGGTTGGCGTACGAGGCATTTGACCGAGCCCGCGCTCGAGCTGAGGAGCCGCCGAGGGCGGGCTTCTTCAGTGGGGTGCCGACCTTCGTCAAGGACAACGTCGACGTCGCCGGGTTACCGACGATGTGCGGCACCGACGCCTGGCCGCCGCGGCCGGCGCAGGCCGACGGCGATTTCGCCCGGACGTATCTGGCGACCGGCATGACACCGCTGGGCAAAACCCAGATGTCGGAATACGGATTCAGCGCCTCGGCCGAGCATCCCCGGCTCGGGTCGGTGCGAAATCCGTGGAACACCGATCGCACCGCGGGTGCGTCGTCGTCGGGTTCCGGCGCGTTCGTCGCCGCCGGCGTGGTGCCGATTGCCCATGCCAACGACGGCGGCGGCTCGATCCGGATTCCCGCGTCCTGCAACGGACTTGTCGGGCTCAAGCCGTCGCGCGGGCGGTTGCCGCTGGACAAAGAAGTCAGTCGGATGCCGATTCGCATCGTGGCCAACGGGGTGCTCAGCCGATCGGTGCGTGACACTGCGGCGTTCTACCGTGAGGCCGAACGCATTTGGCCGGCGCCGAAACTCCCGCCGATCGGAGACGTGCGGCACGCCGGCAAGCAGCGCTTGCGGGTCGCCGTCGTCACGCACTCGCTGTTGCGGGAATGCGGCCCCGAAGTGCGTGAGTTGACGCTGAAATCCGCCGGGCTGCTCGAAGAATTGGGCCACCGCGTCGATCATCTCGAAAAGCCTCCGGTGCCAGCCAGTTTCGCCTCGGACTTCGTGCTCTACTGGGGGTTGCTCGCGACGGGCCAGATCCAGCAGCATCGGCGCGCCATCGACGGGTTCGACGTCAATCGGTTGGATAACCTCTCACGCGGCCTGGACCGGCACGCGCGGCGCAATCTGCACCGCATTCCGCTGGCGCTGGCGCGTTTGGCCCGGGCCCGCCGGCACACGGCTCGGCTGGCCCGCACCTACGACTTGGTGTTGACGCCGACGTTGGCCGACGAGCCACCGCAGATCGGGTATCTCGACCCGACCGCTGACTATCAGCAGATCATCGCCCGCCTGGAGGAGTGGGTCGCCTACACCCCGCTACAGAACGTCACCGGGGAGCCCGCCATCTCGTTGCCGCTGGCGACGTCCGCCAACGGGTTGCCGGTGGGCATGATGTTGACCGCGCCG